The Saprospiraceae bacterium genome includes a window with the following:
- a CDS encoding acyl-CoA dehydrogenase family protein → MHTDTVDNLPLIEESARFFAHQHILPQVMEWDEAQYFPVEAMRGLGDLGFMGVLVPEEYGGSGLGYHEYVSIIVEISKVCGSVGLSLAAHNSLCTGHILAFGNEEQKQKYLPKLASAEWIGAWGLTEANTGSDAMRMKCVAVQDGDHWVINGAKNWITHGKSGDVAVVLARTGDLLDSHGISAFIVERGTPGFSAGKKENKLGMRASETAEMIFDNCRIHKSQVLGKIGEGFIQSMKILDGGRISIAALSLGIAKGAYEASVKYAKEREQFGQPIANFQAISFKLADMATKIQAAELLIRKSAHLKNNQQPVTTISAMAKYYASEICVQIATDAIQIFGGYGYTKDFPVEKYFRDSKLCTIGEGTSEIQKLVISRNILKEG, encoded by the coding sequence ATGCATACAGATACAGTTGATAACTTACCATTGATAGAAGAATCCGCACGTTTTTTTGCGCATCAACACATATTACCTCAAGTGATGGAGTGGGATGAAGCACAATATTTTCCGGTTGAGGCCATGCGAGGTTTGGGAGATCTTGGTTTTATGGGTGTTTTAGTACCTGAAGAATATGGTGGTTCCGGACTTGGTTATCATGAATATGTGAGTATCATCGTAGAAATTTCAAAAGTTTGCGGTTCTGTTGGTTTGAGTCTGGCTGCACACAATAGCTTATGTACAGGTCATATTTTGGCTTTTGGCAATGAAGAACAAAAACAAAAATATCTCCCGAAACTTGCGTCAGCCGAATGGATTGGTGCCTGGGGACTCACTGAAGCCAATACAGGTTCTGATGCTATGCGTATGAAATGTGTCGCTGTCCAGGATGGTGATCATTGGGTTATCAATGGTGCCAAAAACTGGATTACACATGGAAAATCAGGCGATGTTGCAGTAGTTTTGGCGCGTACCGGTGATCTATTAGACAGCCACGGTATTTCAGCATTTATAGTTGAGAGGGGCACCCCGGGATTTTCTGCAGGAAAAAAAGAAAATAAACTCGGCATGAGAGCTTCAGAGACAGCAGAGATGATATTTGATAATTGTCGGATACACAAGTCACAAGTCCTTGGTAAAATAGGCGAAGGATTCATTCAGTCCATGAAAATCCTTGATGGAGGCCGCATTAGTATTGCAGCACTCTCTCTTGGTATCGCCAAAGGCGCCTACGAAGCTTCTGTCAAATATGCCAAAGAGAGAGAACAATTCGGTCAACCTATTGCCAACTTCCAAGCGATTTCTTTCAAACTTGCTGATATGGCGACCAAGATTCAGGCAGCTGAGTTGCTGATAAGAAAATCAGCCCACCTTAAAAACAACCAACAACCTGTCACCACAATATCAGCCATGGCCAAATACTATGCTTCAGAAATCTGTGTGCAAATTGCTACTGATGCTATCCAGATATTCGGTGGTTACGGCTATACAAAAGACTTCCCCGTTGAGAAATATTTCAGAGATTCTAAGTTGTGTACCATCGGTGAGGGT